TCTTTGACGCCATCATGAAGGCGCAACCCAACATCCTTAACGACTGGAAGGCGCGTTTGTGGAGTCGGTTCTTCCTGCTGTCTGTGTTTGCGACGATGTATCTCAACGATATTCAACGCAAAGACTTCTATGCCGCCATTGGCTTAGATGCGCGGGAGTATGATATTGAAGTGATTGAAAAGACCAATGAAACAGCGGGTCGCGTATTCCCTCTGATTCTTAATGTCAATCATCCCGACTTTTACAAGATTCTGGATATCTGTGTCAAGAATAACGAGAAGCTAACGGCTATTGTGAGTTCTAAGACGCCGAAGTTCCTGCAATTCTTCCAAAAATTACCGTTCTACCTCTCCAACGGCTGGCAGTTCCTCCGCCTTTACCTGATGAAGCCAATTGACACGGCTTCTCTAGAAGGATCTGTCCGTTAGGTCTATCATAACCATTGATGCTGGCGGTTCTGCCTCAAGCAGGGCCGCTTTTTTGTGAGGATGTGAGAACGTGCGACAGCAATTTCTAGTATTTAGTTTACTGTTTAGTCTGCTGGCGATCGCGCCCCCCGTTCGCAGTCAACCAGCGGCGGATGAGTTAGACATCAGTCCCGAAATTCTTGAAAGCAGTCCGGTTTTACAACGCTGGCGCGAGAATATTCCCGACTTGCTAGAGGAAATTCGCCGCAACCCCAGTTTTCGGACAAGGGTAAGATTGGGATATTCGCATTTTCCAGCTTCGGACGATAAAGCCGGCTTTAATGTTGGCGTTGAGGATGTCTTTATTGGTCGTACAGGGTTAGCATTAGGTGCCGATTATAATGGGACGTTTGGCGGGGAAGTGGCGTCTGTGGGTGGCGAGTTACGCTACTATGCGTTACCCCTGGGAGGCTATCTCAATGTTGCGCCAACTGTGGGTTATCGCTATCTGCAAACCGATGACTATTCCAGAGGAGGGTTGAATGTAGGGGTTCGCCTCATGCTGGTTCCCTCTCGCGGTGGCGCAGCCGATATTGCACTCAGTCAAAATTTTGTCTCTCCCAGAAGTGGGGAAGAGGTGGGAATTACAACTCTCTCGTTTGGGTATGCGGTGACGCCGAATTTTCGCATCTCAACGGATATTCAAAAACAAAATGCTAGGGAAAGCCGGGATAGCCGCGTTGGGGTAGTTTTGGAGTGGATGCCTTAGAGAGTGCTGAGTGTAAAGTGCTGAGTGCTGAGTCTTTGAGTTCCGAGTTCCGAGTTCCGAGTTCCGAGTTTTGAGAGAAGAGAGAACAGAGAGTGCAGCATACTGAGTTTTGAGTGCTGAGTTCCGAGTTCCGAGTTCCGAGTTTTGAGTTTTGGGAGAAGAGAGAACAGAGAGTGTAGCATACTGAGTTTTGAGTGCTGAGTTTTGAGTGCTGAGTCTTAAGTGCTGAGTTCCGAATTCCGAGTTTTGAGAGAAGAGAGAACAGAGAGTGCAGTGTGCTGAGTTTTGAGGGGGGAGTGAAGGGGGAGTAGAATGAGCAATCAGCCGAAGGTGGATAGACAGCGGGAACACCAGGCGAATGAACGGACGTTTTTGGCTTGGTTGCGAACTTCTATTGCTTTGATTGGGTTTGGGTTTGCGCTGGCTCGATTTGGGTTATTCTTACGACAGTTAGAGTTGGCGCTGACTCCGGATGGGACGGTTGAGGTGGGTTTATCTCGCTCAGAAATCTTGGGGATTAGTTTGGTGGTTTTTGGTATTATTGCGATCGCGCTAGCAGCTTGGCGTTATAACCAGGTTTTCTGGCAAATCGAACGCAGCGACTATCGACCTAATCGTTTACCTGTCTGGGTTGTGACGGGTGCTGTGATTATTTTAGGGATCTTAAGTTTACCGTTATTAATTTGGCGAGACAATGCGGTTCCGGCGCGGCGTTCTCTTCCGTTTCCCTCGGAAACCCAAGATTAAAATTCTAAGTCGGCGAAACTATCCCCAGGTTGGGTAATTCCGTATTGGCGGTTATGCTGACAGCGTTTGACGTAGAGTAAGGCGGCGCGGTCTTGGGGGTTCAGTGCTAGGATGGATTGAAACATTTGCTGCGCTTTAGCAAAGTCGCGATAATGATAGGCGATCGCAGCTTGTTCAAAGGCGGTTTTGGTTTGCGTCTTCAGTTGTTCGCACCGTCCCAATTCTTCTAGGTAAAGTTCGTAAACCGCGACGGGTTGACGCTTTCCGCGCACTCTCACCCGTTCGAGAAAGCGATATTGAAAGTCTTGGATATTCTCTAGTTCTGAGAGGGTGCGATCGCTGACTAAGATTCCCACCCCGTATAATTTGGTTAACCCTTCCAGCCGAGAAGCTAAGTTTACCGCATCCGCGATCGCAGTAGTTTCCATGCGTTCGGGTTCGCCGATGGTTCCCAACATTAAGTTCCCCGTATGCAAGCCAATGCCAATGGCGATGGGTGCCTCTCCCTGCTGGAGGCGATACTGGTTGTAAGCTGCAACTTCTCGTTGCATTTCCAAAGCAGCTTGTACGGCGTCAGTGGCTGTTTCGGGAAACAATGCCACAATGGCATCGCCAATATATTTATCAATAAAACCGTTATATTGGCGAATCAGGGGACTCACGCGGCTGAGATAGGTATTAATAAACCGAAAGGTTTCTTGGGGAGTCAGCGATTCTGATAAGGTGGTGAAGGAGCGAATATCGGAAAACATGACGCTCATATCTCGCTGGACTTGATCGCCAAGTTGAACGTCTAGGATACTTTCCTTGTTTAAGAATCTCAGGAAGTTGTGGGGAATAAACCGTTCGTAGGCTAAGGCGAGTTTGGCTAGATAAATATGGGTTTTAATCCGCACTAGCATTTCTGCTTTTTGAATGGGTTTAGTCAGATAGTCATTGGCACCGACGCTAAACCCTTCTACAATATCAGCAACCTGATTTTTAGCGGTTAACATCACAATCGGGAGAACATTCGCTCTGTAGCGATCGCGAATGCGCTGACAAACCTCATACCCCGTCATTTTTGGCATCATCACATCTAACAGGATAATATCGGGAATCCATCCCTGTTCGAGGATGCTTAACGCTTCTGGGCCGTTTCTGGCTTCGCGCACCGTATAATGAGCCAAGCTCA
The Desertifilum tharense IPPAS B-1220 genome window above contains:
- a CDS encoding YidH family protein, coding for MSNQPKVDRQREHQANERTFLAWLRTSIALIGFGFALARFGLFLRQLELALTPDGTVEVGLSRSEILGISLVVFGIIAIALAAWRYNQVFWQIERSDYRPNRLPVWVVTGAVIILGILSLPLLIWRDNAVPARRSLPFPSETQD